In one window of Primulina tabacum isolate GXHZ01 chromosome 8, ASM2559414v2, whole genome shotgun sequence DNA:
- the LOC142553758 gene encoding uncharacterized protein LOC142553758: protein MEIPVIDLAPYLEFSENLNCADKNELDLSLKNMCSEVSRTLRDTGALLVQDPRCTAEDNDRFLDMMEMYFEMPDEFKRRQERSHLHYQVGVTPEGVEVPRSLVDEEMQEKLKTMPEEFQPSAPTGPDPKWRYMWRVGPRPSVTRFKELNSEPVIPDGFPSWKDTMDSWGNKMISAIEVVAEMAAVGFGLRKDAFTSLMKQGPHLLAPTGSNLRRHGQIGTVFAGYHYDLNFLTIHGRSRFPGLNIWLRNGQKMEVKVPVGCLLIQTGKQLEWLTGGECIAGMHEVVVTDRTLDAVKLASNQNRSLWRVSSTLFAHIASDSVLLPLGHFGNSPVSSKYPPICAGEFVEQELSAINLKGKKEVAS from the exons ATGGAGATTCCGGTGATCGATTTAGCGCCGTACTTGGAATTCTCGGAAAACCTCAATTGCGCTGACAAAAATGAGCTGGATTTGAGCCTGAAGAATATGTGCTCCGAGGTGAGCCGAACGCTGAGAGATACGGGAGCTTTACTAGTCCAAGATCCCCGCTGTACTGCTGAAGACAACGATCGGTTTCTTGATATGATGGAGATGTACTTCGAAATGCCTGATGAGTTCAAGCGCCGGCAAGAGCGGTCACACCTTCACTATCAG GTAGGAGTGACACCTGAAGGCGTTGAAGTGCCTCGTAGTCTAGTTGATGAAGAAATGCAAGAGAAACTTAAAACAATGCCTGAAGAGTTTCAACCATCCGCTCCCACTGGACCAGACCCCAAGTGGCGTTACATGTGGAGAGTTGGTCCACGGCCTTCAGTTACTCGCTTTAAG GAACTTAACTCCGAACCTGTAATACCTGATGGATTTCCATCATGGAAGGATACTATGGATTCATGGGGAAACAAAATGATATCTGCGATAGAG GTCGTTGCTGAAATGGCTGCAGTCGGCTTTGGACTGCGAAAGGATGCTTTCACTTCTTTAATGAAGCAG GGACCGCACCTACTTGCTCCAACAGGAAGTAACCTAAGACGACATGGTCAAATTGGCACGGTGTTTGCCGGATATCATTATGATCTCAATTTTCTTACCATTCACGGCAGGAGTAGATTCCCAGGTCTGAATATTTGGTTGAGAAATGGGCAAAAGATGGAAGTCAAAGTTCCTGTGGGATGCCTGCTCATTCAAACAGGAAAGCAG TTGGAGTGGTTGACCGGTGGAGAGTGCATAGCTGGAATGCATGAGGTCGTTGTCACCGACAGAACACTTGATGCAGTAAAACTTGCTTCAAACCAAAACCGAAGCCTATGGAGGGTATCCTCAACG CTTTTTGCGCACATAGCATCAGATTCAGTTTTATTACCACTAGGCCACTTTGGGAACTCACCCGTATCCAGCAAGTATCCTCCAATATGTGCCGGAGAATTTGTAGAACAGGAGCTATCAGCTATCAATCTGAAAGGGAAGAAAGAAGTCGCTTCATAA